CAAAAAGTGTCACTGGTGCCAGGCAAAGTCCATGAGATGAAGACACTCAGTCTGAAGCCCCTACTGTTTGGTAAAACATCTTGATTTACTTTAAGTTAAAGTGGTAATAAAACTGTGAGATtctaaaaataaattacataatttattaaattaccacaaacataaattacataaattattACATAAATTACCACAAACTCCTGCTggggaaaaataaaatgttagaataaaataaaacaattagaatAAGTGCTCATCTGATACCTTCGCCTATGTGTAAAACATTGTTTGTGGATTTTTTGGTCTGTGTCTGTATTTCAGAGATCCCTAATTTTCTGTCAGGGGAGGAGTGTAGTGTAGTTGTGCGACTAGCTCAGCTCAAGGGTTTAATGGAAAGTCAGGTGATGGTTCCAGAAGGTCAGGAGGAGCTTAACCAGCAGCTTAACCTCAGTCCAGAGGAAATCTTCAATTTCCTTGACCTCAACCAAGATGGCCAGCTGCAACCtcatgaggtgtgtgtgtgtgtgtgtgtgtgtgtgtgtgtgtgtgcgtgtgtgtgtgtgtgtgtgtgtctaccaACACACCTTTAGTGTCTGTAACTGTTTTAAAGTCTTGctttacacaaaacacagcaTTATCGGTCTATGGTTGCTAATTTATGTCTAACCCGTTAGTTTAATCTGTATTTTCTGGTGTAGATATTGACACACTCTCGAGTGAGAGATGGAATCTGGTTGACTTCGGAGAACCTTAAGGAAATCTACGATGGCCTAAAAGTCGATCAGGATGGAAATGGTAAGGATCTAACTGACATCACAGTCTGTCAGGCACATTATATTCATGTTTATGTATGCGTTTTGAATATGTCTGTTTTTTACAGGTCTCCTGAGTCTAGAGGAGTTCAGGCATCTGAGGAGCGACGCCTTTCAGCATTTTCTGATGCAGCGTGGAGTGGAGAGGAGCCAGCTGGTGAGGAACAGCAGACACACTTGGCTCTACCAAGGCCAGGGAGCACATCAGGTTCTTCAAGACCTCCGCAAAAGGTTTCCACCCCCCATCCTCGTCTGTGCTAAATGTATACAGCTTTAAAAAGTTACCCGTCTGCTTTATCTGTTGTTCTAATaagttgtatttttatatttgactatAAAGAATCACTAGTCTAACACGACTACCGTCATCCCTGGTGGAGTTAAGTGAGCCGCTACAAGTTGTCCGCTATGAGCAGGGAGGCCATTACCACGCTCATCATGATAGCGGACCGGTATATCCTGAAACAGCATGTACACACACTCGCCTCACTGCCAACACAACCTCTCCGTTCCAAACTTCCTGCAGGTGAGCCATAGGAATTAATGTATTTGTCTACCCTAATGCACATGTCAATAGATATACAGCtacggaaaaaaataagaaaccatttaaaaattattttcagtttttctgaatttactattgatatgtatgtgtttaggtaaaatcggttttgtttcattctgtgaactactaacaatatttctcccaaattttaaatcaaaatatttgcatttatttgcagaaaattaaaactggagaaaaaggtcaaaataacagaaaagatgctcagtatttttttcagacctcaaggAAAACATACACCAGTAACATTtgaacatgtatttaggaaaagttcaaaaattatttttatgtgataacctcttTCACATAAATGTCACAAATATTAAGGTGCCAGTAATGTCGATTACTGTCCCGTATGTAATTATTAAGTATGTAAACCCAAGGTTTATAGTGTTCGTGTTGATTTTGCAGGTATATCACAGTTCTGTTTTACCTTAATAATGTTGAAGAAGGAGGAGAAACTACCTTTCCAGTGGCTGATAACAGAACTTACGAAGAAGcggtgtgttttgtgtaataaaatcagtgtttttatgtgtttatgtgatTGTTTTGCACTATTCAACCAATATCTGACAGAAAGTATCTTCTTTTCTCAGTCACTGATACAGAATGATGTGGATTTGTTGGACACCAGAAAACACTGTGATAAGGGCAACCTGAGAGTGAAGCCTACTAAGGGGACAGCAGTCTTTTGGTATAACTACCTCTCTGATGGCAGAGGCGAGTATAACGCTCTTCTATAATGTATTTTAGAGCACCACAACCTTGCAAACCGTATTTTGCTGTTTATGTATTTAGAACACATTGTTTGTTGTGATTTTTGTGCTATGCTGCCCTCTGCAGGTTGGGTGGGTGAACAGGATGAATATTCTCTTCATGGTGGCTGCGTGGTGACGCGAGGGACCAAGTGGGTCGCCAATAATTGGATCAATGTGGATCCAGATTACCAGCGGCAGGCACACTACCAACAGCTTGTTTCTCAACAACAAGAGATACAGGAGCAGGAAGAAATCATTTCAGAACTGAATTCAGAAcggcacacagaaacacaccaGGACCTGTAAATACGTTTGCACACCCACGCACAGGTTTGTAGACATGCTCACAAATGCAGTTACAGTGCacaacacatgtacacacattcACTTCATGATGAGGATCTGAAGTACTGTACATAATCTGTGACTTTTACTTACACACACATTCCAATACATCAGATAATAACATTACACACATACAATACCTTAGCACTCATATATGCCAAAGCATTTAAATATACTGACCTCAATCACAGACAAATAAcaatatacacaaaaatacaaacacgcACTAATAATGTAGCTCTGCTGATGCTGTACATCTCTCATATTTTAAACTGAAAGAGGCTTTACCCTAACTGGGGTTGAATTCAGGGATAAAGAGACTGAGCTTTATGCATTTGTGAAAGACAATGCTACTGTTCCTATGCTGTAGATATTTGAAggtaatattgtttctttttcatgGGAATGCAGCCATATTCGATAACTTTGTTTACATAAGTTTTTGCACTCTACTGTACCTTCCAAAGGCCATGTACCCACTGCAGTTAAATATGGGTTGcactttatttaacaacaaCTTCGATTTTATGACACCTTGGTCGATGTCTGTTAACTAAAAGGAGCATTTACTCTGATACAGTGACTGTTAATGATGCAGATGAGTTTGATGTGCAAATAACTTTCGCAGTCCCAAAATATTGCAGTGTGTATGTGGCCAACGAgtgtaaattatataaaattatactTCACTATTAAATTGGCATTAGCTAGTTGTCATATTGTTGAACTACCGTAAAGAAATTTTCTGGGTTAAATACAATTTAAGATGTAATGCTTTTTTAATAGAAGTTAAGGGGTGAATGTGTAGGGCCATGAAATAACTGTTTAAACTCTGAAATGTTCACactttgtaatattaaaatgtagttaGTACAAACCTAAGTAGCAGAACAAAAATAACGACCATCAGATATCTGTGTTTTCATAGGCCCATAGACTTTTAAAGTCATAGGCTTTAAATCCGTATAGTTACATAACATGTACAAAGTATACATGTATTTAACCTAGAAAATCCCTGCAATTTGCAAAAGTGAAGAGTTTAGCATTTTTACCAACCTGATGTTTTTCACACTTGTCCCTTCTCAGATACTTATGAAGAGAAGCATGTTAAACTTGCATcttgtatgatttttttaataatttattttggaatGACTTTGTACTGTAATTGGTTTTGCCTGTTTTTAATTGCATCCAAAGAAATCTGAttgaactttatttatttggttATTTGTAGTATAGTCAAATCGTTGCTGTGAccttaaaatgcacaaaatcaCTTTCctgaattaaatattaaatcttACCAGTGCTACGTATGCAGTTTTCTTAAAAAAGACACACATAttatgctttttacaatttatactTTATTGTCTTAGTATTTTAAAgtcaaaaataatacatttgcatatATTTTGATCATTCACAAAACTATGATAGATTCCATTTCAAATATTCCCCTCCTAGTAACAagaaatgcacaaataaattttaaaaacaattcacCAAATTGGCATACCATACAAGTAACAGTCATACCTTATTACCACCAACTCAAACAAAATGGTGCTATCGGAAAACTTATAGCTGAAGTTTACAGCTTGAATAAGACCATGAAGACAAGAGGAAACCAGACATCTTCTTTCATAGACGGGTACCGCTCATCTCCTGAAATAAAACGTTTTATGGTTTAAgtttcaggtttgtgcatttacAGCTTTGTGATATTTATACACATGTCAGtgtgttttaataatttagagAACCTACCAAAGCATTCTCATAGCTGTGGATGGTCATTGCTCCATGATGTTTGAGACAGTACAGAACTGCATCATGTACAGTAGCAAACACACTTCCTTTAGTGATGACATCAGAAAAGAAGCCGCCACGCTCAAGCTGCTCCACCACCAGTTCTGGGGAGAAAGGCATAGATTTTACTCACAGCGAATGTAATTTGGAATAAACATCGTAACAACCGATAGACTTAGTTGAACGTATAAAAGTGGGAGATGCACGTACCTTGACAGCCTGCTAAGTAGATATACACATCTATCTCTCCAAAATCATGAAATATctagaataaatgatgacagaatcttcattgtGATCAAATTATTCTTTTACAATTGAacggatagttcagccaaaatgtcagtccaaacctatatgactttcttctgtgtagCACAAAGATATGTTaaagaattttggtaaccaaacaacactggccaccatttacttccattgtacAGACAAaaggacatttctcaaaatatcttcttttgtgttccacaggaagAGGATCATATACATGTCTTGAATGACATGAGattgaataaataattacaacatttttatttttgggtgagctatccctttaagaatatcAGACTCCCTAAACCTTGTATTACTTACATTCCTCAGCGTTTTAATGCCCACTGTATCAATAAAATTAGCAGTAGAGAAATCTAAGATGATGGAGTGTATGTCCCAGGTCCACTTCCCCAGGGATCCCAGAGAAACTCTTTCCAAGTCCCTGCTTAGAGTGTCCTCACTGCTGGAGTCCAGTGTGGTGGTGTCGCCATCCTGTAGATCAAACATCGACCCCAGGGTGGTCGTGTCAGGGTCAGTGCCCTTAAGATACACCCATGTGTGATGGCCCTCAGATGTCTCAGGCATTACAAGCACTGTACTGTTTTCTCGTTCTTTCCATCCAAGCTCTTCTTCTCTCAGGGTGTCTCCATCTATTTCCCTCAACTGTCCTGCCACTTCTTCCACTGAAAAGACAACATTTCTGGATCGCTGAGAGGCTGCCCTGAGAGCTCTTTTCTGTAAAAGGAGAACAGAAAATATTGGTACAAGCTTAGCACATTAGCTCATGCCAAACAAATAAACTGTGTAAGCAATTTATAACCTTCATCTCTGTCCAGTAACCACGGAAACATTAGAGACGATCTACCTGTCTTTTGGCCTCCCTTTGTGCTCTTCTCTCTGCTCTCCTCTCCCGACGTCTCTGCTTGGCCTCTTGTCTGCGTTTATAGGTGAGCATTTTTCCAATGTCCAGACCGCTCTGTGTACACAGCAGCAGTTATTATGCTTATTAGTGAACATGATGCATAGAATAGGTACTTTATAAGATCTTATTACGATCTTCACGTTCCAAACAAAgtattttacctttttttttagGGCCTCGAGATAAAGTTCAGCATTCGCAAAATACATGGTGGCAGATGAGCGAAATATGGTAATACCAGGTACATCCGTCACCTGCAAACATAACGCACATTTGTTATTGTTCTGCAtagattaaaacataaaaaataccaGAGACTAATATGTACTTCATTTTTCCTCGAAATACGGTGCTTATGTAAGTAAGATTAAATTATTAGTTGAACCAAAAATGAATGGCCCTCACCTCCTTGTGTGTTTCTATGTCTAGATAGAGCTCAGTACCAGGAAGATGTCCTAGCAGTGAGTAAGTAGGGCTAAGAGACAGAAAGACGATGTTAAGCGATAAGGTCAAACACGATGCCAGAAGCAGAAAGGAACAGTTGAcagaagtgagagagagagctcacAGAGCAAGATTAGAGGCTAACCTTTGAGTCCTGAAGATAACTGTGAGTAGAGCGAACGCCATGGAGGCTCCCAGACCCATATCCAAATTAAAGAGCACAGTAGACACATAGGTCACCAACCATATCAACtacatacaataaaaacacaacagaggATTGACTCAAATCTCTAACCCTAATGAGCAATAGTAATAGTCATGCTTGCTGTGGCAAGTACCTTTCAATATTGATAAATAAGAAATGGTTTGATATAACCTACCAGATCAATCTTGCTACTGCGCCACAGAGTAACTATATCATAGTACTGCTTGAACATCCCCTTCAGATTCACACAGACGACGGCAGAAAGCACCGCCTAGACACACACAAAGAATGGAAAATCTAAAGAAGT
The Triplophysa rosa linkage group LG7, Trosa_1v2, whole genome shotgun sequence genome window above contains:
- the p4htmb gene encoding transmembrane prolyl 4-hydroxylase — protein: MMEEENNIEEDDAASPPVRTLHRQRVSLQKNSVCSRSYFMVVMVFFHVYIINVIALLLYVHYNNGSTPSTPNLDFSRRDSSHKVSEASDAQTPADSGFARDMYLPRIEGIRVGHVQKVSLVPGKVHEMKTLSLKPLLFEIPNFLSGEECSVVVRLAQLKGLMESQVMVPEGQEELNQQLNLSPEEIFNFLDLNQDGQLQPHEILTHSRVRDGIWLTSENLKEIYDGLKVDQDGNGLLSLEEFRHLRSDAFQHFLMQRGVERSQLVRNSRHTWLYQGQGAHQVLQDLRKRITSLTRLPSSLVELSEPLQVVRYEQGGHYHAHHDSGPVYPETACTHTRLTANTTSPFQTSCRYITVLFYLNNVEEGGETTFPVADNRTYEEASLIQNDVDLLDTRKHCDKGNLRVKPTKGTAVFWYNYLSDGRGWVGEQDEYSLHGGCVVTRGTKWVANNWINVDPDYQRQAHYQQLVSQQQEIQEQEEIISELNSERHTETHQDL
- the slc26a6l gene encoding solute carrier family 26 member 6, like isoform X3, whose protein sequence is MKYLFISHLFFSCSVPRLKRNIVGFLPILSWLPRYSIWDYGMPDLISGISVGIMHLPQGMAYALLASLPPVFGLYTSLYPPLIYFIFGTSRHNSIEVDIVSRDLYRVQVAAATTVLGGLIQVVFGLVQFGFVGTYLSEPLVRGYTTAATVHAVVAQLKHIIGVSPKRFNGPLSVIYTLADLFTLLPETHLPTVLVGVVSIVVLILAKELNNALRQKLLVPIPVELCTIVVATVISFYARLGASYKISVVGEIPSGLQPPTVPNVSVFSEVVVDAFALAIVGYAISISLGKTFALKHGYKVESNQELVALGLSNTVGGFFQCFSVCSSMSRSLIQESTGGKTQIAGVVSGVIVLVTILKLGSLFQELPKAVLSAVVCVNLKGMFKQYYDIVTLWRSSKIDLLIWLVTYVSTVLFNLDMGLGASMAFALLTVIFRTQSPTYSLLGHLPGTELYLDIETHKEVTDVPGITIFRSSATMYFANAELYLEALKKKSGLDIGKMLTYKRRQEAKQRRRERRAERRAQREAKRQKRALRAASQRSRNVVFSVEEVAGQLREIDGDTLREEELGWKERENSTVLVMPETSEGHHTWVYLKGTDPDTTTLGSMFDLQDGDTTTLDSSSEDTLSRDLERVSLGSLGKWTWDIHSIILDFSTANFIDTVGIKTLRNIFHDFGEIDVYIYLAGCQELVVEQLERGGFFSDVITKGSVFATVHDAVLYCLKHHGAMTIHSYENALEMSGTRL